The Loxodonta africana isolate mLoxAfr1 chromosome 23, mLoxAfr1.hap2, whole genome shotgun sequence genome has a segment encoding these proteins:
- the LOC100669865 gene encoding S-phase kinase-associated protein 1-like translates to MPSVKAQSSDGEIPEADVEVAKQPVTIKTMVEDLRMDDAGGNDLVPLPNVNAAILKQVIPRCTHHKDDPPPPEDDENKEKRTDCVSVWDQELLKVGQGTLFELILAANYLDMKGLLDVTCKTVANRIKGKTPEELPKTFNIKNDFTEEEEARVRKENQWCGEK, encoded by the coding sequence ATGCCTTCAGTTAAGGCGCAGAGTTCTGATGGAGAGATACCTGAAGCTGATGTGGAAGTTGCCAAACAACCTGTGACTATCAAGACCATGGTGGAAGATTTGAGAATGGATGATGCAGGAGGTAACGACCTGGTTCCTCTACCGAATGTTAACGCAGCAATATTAAAACAGGTCATTCCGCGGTGCACCCACCACAAGGATGACCCTCCTCCTCCTGAGGATGAtgagaacaaagaaaagagaacagactGTGTCTCTGTTTGGGACCAAGAATTGCTGAAAGTTGGCCAGGGTACACTTTTTGAACTTATTCTGGCTGCAAACTACTTAGACATGAAAGGTTTGCTTGACGTTACATGCAAGACTGTTGCTAATAGGATCAAGGGGAAAACTCCTGAGGAGCTTCCCAAGACTTTCAATATCAAAAACGACTTTACTGAAGAGGAGGAAGCCCGGGTACGCAAAGAGAACCAGTGGTGTGGAGAGAAGTGA